A genomic window from Henningerozyma blattae CBS 6284 chromosome 3, complete genome includes:
- the TSR4 gene encoding small subunit rRNA maturation protein TSR4 (similar to Saccharomyces cerevisiae YOL022C; ancestral locus Anc_1.365): protein MSNKIEEIDNSDIEEGNFNLENKTNNNSDNNNPTYLAFIDSAVKLDDELTTEDTFIGGKPIWLVEDSKPNDELLNCKNCKNHSNMKLLLQSFAPLDEELMEELQVKNDVSNLNMSYINADDDRVLYIFICTKCQGKNNSINVLEVLSKINTQSNQQITSSSIVTEKINSLDEGKKFDINPFDLSNNANPFANGGDNKNNDTDNNNPFSNSANPFASISNEKNQQTKENDKNEEKISIKMARKLHDKMKDKEFNKDKEFKNYLLYVEEETFKNKKPDFLKLPKNLKINKEAVELSEDGIIEKDTLDGNNPIKLDPRTERLSKFLDDDTFQKFQEIIGYNPGQVLRYNIGGEPLLYSKDKHGIKNINDIVARPSYNPSSKRIFEMQLMPKMILDLEEDDIDVNKGMEWGTVMIFSDLENYIPEFDSNGVGYVEELVKVQWEIRDT, encoded by the coding sequence atgtctaataaaattgaagagATTGACAATTCAGACATTGAAGAGggaaattttaatttagaaaataaaacaaataataattctgataataataatcctACTTATTTAGCATTTATCGATTCAGCTGTAAAATTAGATGACGAATTAACTACTGAAGATACTTTTATCGGTGGTAAGCCAATATGGCTTGTTGAAGATTCTAAACCAAATGATGAGTTATTAAATTGTAAGAATTGTAAAAATCATAGtaatatgaaattattactCCAATCATTTGCTCCACTGGATGAAGAACTTATGGAAGAGCTCCAAGTTAAGAATGATGtgtcaaatttaaatatgagTTATATCAATGCAGATGATGATAGAGTATTatacattttcatttgtaCAAAGTGTCAaggtaaaaataattctattaatgTATTAGAGGTGTTAAGCAAAATAAATACTCAATCTAATCAACAAATAACATCTAGCTCAATTGTTACTGagaaaattaattctttggATGAGGGTAAAAAATTCGATATAAATCCATTTGATTTAAGTAATAACGCTAATCCATTTGCCAATGGGGGtgacaataaaaataatgatactgataataataatcccTTTAGTAATAGCGCCAATCCATTTGCTTCAATaagtaatgaaaaaaatcaacaGACAAAAGagaatgataaaaatgaagaaaaaatttcaataaagaTGGCAAGAAAATTACATGATAAAATgaaagataaagaatttaataaagataaagaatttaaaaattatttattatatgttgaagaagaaacttttaaaaataaaaaaccggattttttaaaattacctaaaaatttaaaaattaataaagaagcTGTTGAGCTATCAGAAGATggtattattgaaaaagatacTCTAGATGGAAATAATCCAATTAAATTGGATCCACGTACAGAAAgattatctaaatttttagatgatgatacttttcaaaaatttcaagaaattattgGTTATAATCCAGGCCAAGTCTTAAGATATAATATTGGTGGTGAACCTTTATTATATAGTAAAGATAAACATGGCATTAAGAATATCAATGATATAGTTGCAAGACCAAGTTATAATCCATCTagtaaaagaatatttgaaatgcAATTGATGCCCAAGATGATTCTTGATTTggaagaagatgatataGATGTGAATAAAGGTATGGAATGGGGTACTGTTATGATCTTTAGTGATcttgaaaattatattcctgaatttgattcaaatgGTGTTGGATATGTTGAAGAATTAGTTAAAGTTCAATGGGAAATTAGGGACACTTGA